From Blastochloris viridis, one genomic window encodes:
- a CDS encoding glycosyltransferase family 4 protein translates to MKILVATDAWQPQRNGVVRALQQTSAAAARLGVTFEFLTPQEFATVPMPGYPEIPLSLARPSIVAQRIRASGADHIHIATEGPLGFLARGACLEAGRRFTTSYLTKFPEYIAARMPVPQALSYAVLRWFHNAGAGVMVVTDSMERDLRTRGFRNVMRWTRGVDADLFRPRLDADLGLKRPVFLYVGRVAVEKNVEAFLALDLPGTKLVVGDGPSRATLERRYPEARFVGAKDSDELAIHYAGADVLVFPSRTDVFGNVMLEALASGVPVAAFPVAGPLDVIGDEPVGVLDEDLRRACLAALEIPRERCREFALRHSWEASARLFVGNAETVVRRAG, encoded by the coding sequence ATGAAGATCCTGGTTGCGACGGATGCGTGGCAACCGCAGCGCAACGGCGTCGTCCGGGCGCTCCAGCAGACCAGCGCTGCCGCGGCGCGGCTCGGCGTGACGTTCGAATTCCTGACGCCGCAGGAATTCGCCACGGTGCCGATGCCGGGCTATCCGGAGATTCCGCTGTCGCTGGCGCGGCCGTCCATCGTGGCGCAGCGCATCCGGGCATCCGGCGCCGACCACATCCACATCGCCACCGAGGGGCCGCTCGGCTTTCTCGCCCGCGGCGCCTGCCTGGAGGCGGGACGGCGCTTCACCACCTCCTATCTCACCAAGTTTCCCGAATACATCGCCGCCCGCATGCCGGTGCCGCAGGCGCTGAGCTACGCGGTGCTGCGCTGGTTCCACAATGCCGGCGCCGGTGTGATGGTGGTGACCGACTCGATGGAGCGCGATCTGCGCACGCGCGGCTTCCGGAACGTGATGCGGTGGACCCGTGGCGTCGACGCCGATCTGTTCCGGCCGCGCCTCGATGCCGATCTCGGCCTCAAGCGGCCGGTGTTCCTTTATGTCGGGCGCGTCGCGGTGGAGAAGAACGTCGAGGCGTTCCTCGCACTCGACCTGCCCGGCACCAAGCTGGTGGTGGGCGATGGTCCCTCGCGGGCGACGCTGGAGCGGCGCTATCCCGAGGCGAGGTTTGTCGGCGCCAAGGACAGCGATGAGCTGGCAATCCATTACGCCGGCGCCGATGTGCTGGTGTTTCCGAGCCGCACCGACGTGTTCGGCAACGTGATGCTGGAGGCGCTGGCGTCCGGCGTGCCGGTCGCCGCCTTCCCGGTGGCGGGCCCGCTCGACGTCATCGGCGATGAGCCGGTCGGGGTGCTGGACGAGGATTTGAGGCGCGCCTGCCTCGCCGCGCTGGAGATTCCGCGCGAGCGCTGCCGCGAGTTTGCGCTGCGCCACAGCTGGGAGGCCAGCGCCCGGCTGTTCGTCGGCAATGCCGAGACGGTGGTGCGGCGGGCGGGATAG
- a CDS encoding UDP-2,3-diacylglucosamine diphosphatase — MTQARRYRSLFISDVHLGTKGCQADLLLDFIRHNDADTIYLVGDIIDGWRLRSGWYWPQAHNDIVQKMLRKARKGSRIILLPGNHDEFLRNYYGTHFGGIEVQETAIHQAADGKRYLVIHGDIFDLVVRHARWLAFLGDWAYVFALGVNTYLNRARRLFGLSYWSLSQWAKLKVKNAVNYIGEFETTLANEALRHQVDGVICGHIHHAAISDDYGIRYINCGDWVESCTAVAEHDDGRFEIITWTRRTAATLEVDDEIEAGAVPAARVAA, encoded by the coding sequence ATGACACAAGCGCGCCGCTACAGGTCGCTGTTCATCTCCGACGTTCATCTCGGAACCAAGGGGTGCCAGGCCGACCTTCTGCTCGACTTCATTCGCCACAACGACGCCGACACCATCTATCTGGTCGGCGACATCATCGACGGCTGGCGGCTGCGCAGCGGCTGGTACTGGCCTCAGGCGCACAACGACATCGTCCAGAAGATGCTGCGCAAGGCGCGCAAGGGCTCACGCATCATTCTGCTGCCGGGCAATCACGACGAGTTTCTGCGCAACTATTACGGCACCCATTTCGGCGGCATCGAGGTGCAGGAGACCGCGATCCACCAGGCCGCCGACGGCAAGCGCTATCTGGTGATCCACGGCGATATCTTCGATCTGGTGGTGCGGCACGCCCGCTGGCTCGCCTTCCTCGGCGACTGGGCCTACGTGTTCGCGCTCGGCGTCAATACCTACCTCAATCGCGCCCGCCGGCTGTTCGGCCTCAGCTACTGGTCGCTGTCGCAATGGGCCAAGCTGAAGGTCAAGAACGCCGTCAACTATATCGGCGAGTTCGAGACCACCCTCGCCAACGAAGCCCTGCGGCATCAAGTCGACGGCGTGATCTGCGGGCATATCCACCACGCCGCCATCAGCGACGATTACGGTATCCGTTACATCAATTGCGGCGACTGGGTGGAGAGCTGCACGGCGGTGGCCGAACATGACGACGGCCGGTTCGAGATCATCACCTGGACCCGGCGGACGGCGGCGACGCTCGAGGTGGACGACGAGATCGAGGCCGGCGCGGTGCCGGCGGCCCGTGTCGCCGCCTGA
- a CDS encoding fumarylacetoacetate hydrolase family protein, translating into MKLCRHGPPGREKSGLVAADGSVRDLSGVLAELNGTTDITGSALAPRTLAKLKKINPDKLPKVSSRARVGACVGGTRNFIAVGMNYADHAAETGSEVPKEPILFNKAPSCIVGPDDNVMIPPGAKKTDWEVELAVVIGSKARYVEEKDALKFVAGFCICNDVSERSFQMERAGQWMKGKSCESFGPLGPWLVTPDEIKDVQNLDMWLDVNGTRMQTGSTKTMVFGVAYLISYISHFMVLEPGDVITTGTPPGVGMGKKPPRYLRPGDVITLGVQGLGMQCQKVVPFA; encoded by the coding sequence ATGAAGCTCTGCCGCCACGGCCCGCCCGGCCGCGAGAAGTCTGGACTTGTCGCGGCCGACGGATCGGTTCGTGATCTGTCCGGCGTATTGGCGGAGCTGAACGGCACCACCGACATCACCGGCAGCGCGCTGGCACCGCGCACCCTTGCCAAGCTCAAGAAGATCAACCCCGACAAGCTGCCGAAGGTGTCGAGCCGCGCCCGCGTCGGCGCCTGCGTCGGCGGCACCCGCAACTTCATCGCGGTGGGCATGAACTATGCCGACCACGCCGCCGAGACCGGCTCCGAGGTGCCGAAGGAGCCGATCCTGTTCAACAAGGCGCCGTCGTGCATCGTCGGCCCCGACGACAATGTGATGATCCCGCCCGGCGCCAAGAAGACCGATTGGGAGGTCGAGCTGGCGGTGGTGATCGGCTCCAAGGCGCGCTACGTCGAGGAGAAGGACGCGCTGAAATTCGTTGCCGGCTTCTGCATCTGCAACGACGTGTCCGAGCGCAGCTTCCAGATGGAGCGCGCCGGCCAGTGGATGAAGGGCAAGAGCTGCGAGAGCTTCGGCCCGCTGGGGCCGTGGCTGGTGACGCCGGACGAAATCAAGGACGTCCAGAACCTCGACATGTGGCTCGACGTCAACGGCACGCGGATGCAGACCGGATCGACCAAGACCATGGTGTTCGGCGTCGCCTATCTGATCTCCTACATCAGCCATTTCATGGTGCTGGAGCCGGGCGACGTCATCACCACCGGCACCCCGCCCGGCGTCGGCATGGGCAAGAAGCCGCCGCGCTATCTCCGCCCCGGCGACGTCATCACCCTCGGCGTCCAGGGCCTCGGCATGCAATGCCAGAAGGTGGTGCCGTTCGCGTGA